A window of the Streptomyces albireticuli genome harbors these coding sequences:
- the scpA gene encoding methylmalonyl-CoA mutase, with the protein MSIPDFSGIDLGPASAAPADPAAWRAALKESTGRSAEDLLWETPEGIGVKPLYTADDLQGLDFLGTYPGVAPYLRGPYPTMYVNQPWTIRQYAGFSTAEESNAFYRRNLAAGQKGLSVAFDLPTHRGYDSDHPRVTGDVGMAGVAIDSIYDMRQLFDGIPLDRMSVSMTMNGAVLPVLALYIVAAEEQGVPPEKLAGTIQNDILKEFMVRNTYIYPPTPSMRIISDIFSYTSRKMPRYNSISISGYHIQEAGATADLELAYTLADGVEYLKAGIEAGLDVDAFAPRLSFFWAIGMNFFMEIAKLRAARLLWAKLVKRFEPQNAKSLSLRTHSQTSGWSLTAQDVFNNVARTCVEAMAATQGHTQSLHTNALDEALALPTDFSARIARNTQLLLQQESGTCRVIDPWGGSAYVEKLTHDLARRAWQHIEEVEAAGGMAKAIDAGIPKLRVEEAAARTQARIDSGRQPVIGVNKYRVDSDEQIEVLKVDNSSVRTQQIEKLRRLRAERDEAVCQDALRALTAAAASGPGAGLEGNLLALAVDAARAKATVGEISDALEKVYGRHAGQIRTISGVYRDEAGPSSGVERTRALVEAFEREDGRRPRILVAKMGQDGHDRGQKVIATAFADLGFDVDVGPLFQTPEEVARQAVEADVHIVGVSSLAAGHLTLVPALREQLAEQGREDIMIVVGGVIPPQDVPTLLEMGAAAVFPPGTVIPDAAHDLLKTLADALGHEL; encoded by the coding sequence GGACTTCCTCGGCACCTACCCCGGCGTCGCGCCGTACCTGCGCGGCCCGTACCCCACGATGTACGTCAACCAGCCCTGGACCATCCGGCAGTACGCCGGGTTCTCCACGGCCGAGGAGTCCAACGCCTTCTACCGCCGCAATCTGGCGGCCGGTCAGAAGGGCCTGTCCGTCGCCTTCGACCTGCCGACCCACCGCGGCTACGACAGCGACCACCCGCGCGTCACCGGCGACGTGGGCATGGCGGGCGTCGCCATCGACTCCATCTACGACATGCGGCAGCTCTTCGACGGCATCCCGCTGGACAGGATGAGCGTGTCGATGACGATGAACGGCGCGGTGCTGCCCGTCCTCGCCCTCTACATCGTCGCCGCCGAGGAACAGGGCGTACCGCCCGAGAAGCTGGCCGGGACCATCCAGAACGACATCCTCAAGGAGTTCATGGTCCGCAACACCTACATCTATCCGCCGACGCCGTCGATGCGGATCATCTCGGACATCTTCTCCTACACCTCCCGGAAGATGCCGCGGTACAACTCCATCTCCATCTCCGGCTACCACATCCAGGAGGCCGGGGCGACGGCCGACCTGGAGCTGGCGTACACCCTCGCCGACGGGGTGGAGTACCTGAAGGCCGGCATCGAGGCCGGCCTGGACGTCGACGCGTTCGCGCCGCGGCTGTCCTTCTTCTGGGCGATCGGCATGAACTTCTTCATGGAGATCGCCAAGCTGCGGGCCGCCCGCCTGCTGTGGGCCAAGCTCGTCAAGCGCTTCGAGCCGCAGAACGCCAAGTCGCTGTCGCTGCGCACCCATTCGCAGACCTCCGGCTGGTCGCTGACCGCCCAGGACGTCTTCAACAACGTGGCGCGCACCTGCGTGGAGGCGATGGCCGCGACCCAGGGGCACACCCAGTCCCTGCACACCAACGCCCTCGACGAGGCGCTCGCGCTGCCCACCGACTTCTCCGCCCGTATCGCCCGCAACACCCAGCTGCTGCTCCAGCAGGAGTCCGGGACCTGCCGGGTCATCGACCCCTGGGGCGGCAGCGCCTACGTCGAGAAGCTGACCCACGACCTCGCCCGCCGTGCCTGGCAGCACATCGAGGAGGTCGAGGCGGCCGGCGGCATGGCCAAGGCGATCGACGCGGGCATCCCGAAGCTCCGTGTCGAGGAGGCGGCGGCCCGTACCCAGGCCCGCATCGACTCCGGCCGGCAGCCCGTGATCGGCGTCAACAAGTACCGCGTCGACAGCGACGAGCAGATCGAGGTGCTCAAGGTCGACAACTCCTCCGTGCGCACCCAGCAGATCGAGAAGCTGCGCCGGCTGCGCGCCGAGCGCGACGAGGCCGTCTGCCAGGACGCGCTGCGCGCGCTCACCGCGGCGGCCGCGTCCGGCCCCGGCGCCGGGCTGGAGGGCAATCTGCTGGCCCTCGCCGTGGACGCCGCCCGCGCCAAGGCGACCGTGGGCGAGATCTCGGACGCCCTGGAGAAGGTGTACGGGCGGCACGCCGGGCAGATCCGTACGATCTCCGGTGTGTACCGTGACGAGGCCGGACCGTCGTCCGGCGTGGAGCGCACCCGCGCGCTGGTCGAGGCGTTCGAGCGGGAGGACGGCCGCCGTCCCCGCATCCTGGTCGCCAAGATGGGCCAGGACGGCCACGACCGCGGCCAGAAGGTCATCGCCACCGCCTTCGCCGACCTCGGCTTCGACGTCGACGTCGGCCCGCTCTTCCAGACGCCCGAGGAGGTCGCCCGGCAGGCGGTGGAGGCCGACGTGCACATCGTCGGCGTCTCCTCGCTCGCCGCGGGCCACCTCACGCTCGTGCCCGCGCTGCGCGAGCAACTGGCCGAGCAGGGCCGGGAGGACATCATGATCGTCGTCGGAGGTGTCATCCCGCCGCAGGACGTGCCCACGCTCCTGGAGATGGGCGCGGCCGCGGTGTTCCCGCCCGGCACGGTCATCCCGGACGCCGCCCACGACCTGCTGAAGACGCTGGCCGACGCGCTCGGCCACGAGCTGTGA
- a CDS encoding glycoside hydrolase family 16 protein, producing MRSPRRPARHLLAAVLLATALLAPRAAPAADAAAPEWHLRFADDFDTDVPRGSFTDCDHHPDTPRAYCGGLTGAVREDWWAYPEGWPDTATQRGLPVGGHYDPATTLSVSHGKLHIRLWRGRTGGVHSATVVPKKLMGMRYGRYEERWRVSHVSAGYKSAHLLWPVAKGGCAEIDFPELEWNATVAGFAHPAGCGRQFAVDTGARWSRWHTSVIEWRPGDLRFHLDGEQVGRTTREVPGAPMTWDIQNESALNGERAAPGSWSRLDIDHVRGWSRD from the coding sequence ATGCGCTCCCCGCGACGCCCGGCCCGCCACCTGCTCGCCGCCGTCCTCCTCGCCACCGCCCTGCTCGCCCCGCGCGCCGCCCCGGCCGCGGACGCCGCCGCGCCGGAGTGGCACCTGCGGTTCGCCGACGACTTCGACACGGACGTCCCGCGCGGGTCCTTCACCGACTGCGACCACCACCCGGACACGCCCCGGGCGTACTGCGGCGGACTCACCGGAGCCGTGCGCGAGGACTGGTGGGCGTACCCCGAGGGGTGGCCCGACACCGCGACGCAGCGTGGTCTGCCGGTCGGCGGCCACTACGATCCGGCCACCACGCTCTCCGTCTCCCACGGGAAGCTGCACATCCGCCTCTGGCGCGGCCGTACGGGAGGCGTGCACAGCGCCACCGTCGTCCCCAAGAAGCTGATGGGCATGCGCTACGGGAGGTACGAGGAGCGGTGGCGGGTCTCCCACGTCAGCGCGGGCTACAAGAGCGCCCATCTGCTCTGGCCGGTGGCCAAGGGCGGCTGCGCCGAGATCGACTTCCCCGAACTCGAATGGAACGCCACGGTCGCCGGCTTCGCCCACCCCGCGGGCTGCGGCCGTCAGTTCGCCGTGGACACCGGCGCCCGCTGGAGCCGCTGGCACACCTCGGTCATCGAGTGGCGCCCCGGCGACCTCCGCTTCCACCTCGACGGCGAACAGGTGGGCCGCACCACCCGCGAGGTCCCCGGCGCCCCCATGACCTGGGACATCCAGAACGAGTCGGCCCTCAACGGCGAGCGGGCCGCGCCCGGCTCGTGGTCCCGGCTCGACATCGATCACGTACGGGGCTGGAGCCGGGACTGA
- the meaB gene encoding methylmalonyl Co-A mutase-associated GTPase MeaB, translating to MARAIDIDAYVKGVLDGKRAMVARAITLVESTRADHREQAQRMLTELLPHAGGARRIGITGVPGVGKSTFIDALGTMLTGLGHKVAVLAVDPSSSRTGGSILGDKTRMERLAVDPAAFVRPSPTAGTLGGVARATRETIVVMEAAGYDVVLVETVGVGQSETAVADMVDTFLMLTLARTGDQLQGIKKGVLELADLVAVNKADGPHERDAKAAARELAGALRLMQAPDAAWNPPVLTCSAREGAGLDTLWERLEQHRRVLDATGELAGRRREQQVDWVWTMVREQLLGELREHPGVRRETPGLEQRVREGTLPASLAAERLLAAFRSPPGRP from the coding sequence ATGGCGCGCGCGATCGACATCGACGCCTACGTCAAGGGCGTGCTCGACGGCAAGCGGGCGATGGTGGCGCGGGCCATCACGCTGGTGGAGTCCACCCGGGCCGACCACCGCGAGCAGGCCCAGCGGATGCTGACCGAGCTGCTCCCGCACGCGGGCGGGGCCCGGCGGATCGGCATCACGGGCGTGCCCGGTGTCGGCAAGTCCACCTTCATCGACGCCCTCGGCACGATGCTCACCGGGCTCGGGCACAAGGTCGCCGTGCTCGCCGTCGACCCGTCCTCCAGCAGGACGGGCGGCAGCATCCTGGGCGACAAGACCCGGATGGAGCGGCTCGCCGTCGATCCCGCCGCCTTCGTCCGGCCCTCGCCCACCGCCGGCACGCTCGGCGGGGTGGCGCGGGCGACCCGCGAGACGATCGTCGTGATGGAGGCCGCCGGCTACGACGTGGTGCTGGTGGAGACCGTCGGCGTCGGCCAGTCCGAGACCGCCGTCGCCGACATGGTCGACACCTTCCTGATGCTCACCCTGGCCCGCACCGGCGACCAGCTCCAGGGCATCAAGAAGGGCGTCCTGGAGCTCGCCGACCTCGTCGCCGTCAACAAGGCCGACGGGCCGCACGAGCGCGACGCCAAGGCCGCCGCCCGCGAACTGGCGGGCGCGCTGCGCCTGATGCAGGCGCCCGACGCGGCCTGGAACCCGCCGGTGCTCACGTGCAGCGCCCGCGAGGGCGCGGGCCTGGACACCCTGTGGGAGCGGCTGGAGCAGCACCGGCGGGTCCTCGACGCGACCGGCGAACTGGCCGGCCGGCGCCGGGAACAGCAGGTCGACTGGGTCTGGACGATGGTGCGTGAGCAGCTCCTGGGCGAGCTGCGCGAGCATCCCGGCGTCCGGCGGGAGACCCCGGGGCTCGAACAGCGGGTCCGCGAGGGCACCTTGCCGGCGAGCCTGGCCGCCGAGCGGCTGCTGGCGGCGTTCCGCTCGCCGCCCGGCCGTCCCTAG
- a CDS encoding GTP-binding protein produces MTEQAYARTKPHINIGTIGPQGHGKTTLTAALARTLGTTAPVPHGATACPTTGITRVAYETGTRHYAHADLPGHPRYTTNLLTGAAPLDGAVLAVSAFDGVVPATAAHLLLARAAGVRHLVVALTKADAGGPELTDLAEADVRALLTAHGLDGRHAAVVRVSALRALDGDPRWTGALEALLDAVDTYVPTPVRRTGPPLLLPVERAFALDGSGTVVTGTIERGTVRPGARVRLLGPGGGPRDAVVTGLETFGRPMEAAVAGDCVGLLLRGVRREDVRRGDTVTAPGGAAPRRRFTARLRLPVAAQGGRHTPVATGHRAQFHFRTADVTGTLDLGSRGYARPGGTAAVTVVLDHALPLETGLSFVAREGGRTVGTGAVTALPEGRRPAQ; encoded by the coding sequence ATGACCGAGCAGGCCTACGCCCGTACCAAACCACACATCAACATCGGCACCATCGGCCCGCAGGGTCACGGCAAGACCACGCTCACCGCGGCCCTCGCCCGGACCCTCGGCACCACCGCACCCGTACCGCACGGCGCCACCGCCTGCCCCACGACCGGCATCACCCGCGTCGCCTACGAGACCGGCACCCGCCACTACGCGCACGCCGATCTGCCCGGCCACCCCCGCTACACCACGAACCTGCTCACCGGGGCCGCCCCGCTCGACGGAGCCGTCCTCGCCGTCTCCGCGTTCGACGGCGTCGTCCCCGCGACCGCGGCCCACCTGCTGCTCGCCCGCGCGGCCGGGGTGCGCCACCTCGTCGTCGCCCTCACCAAGGCGGACGCCGGCGGGCCCGAACTCACCGACCTCGCCGAGGCCGACGTCCGCGCGCTGCTGACCGCCCACGGACTCGACGGCCGGCACGCCGCCGTCGTCCGCGTCTCGGCGCTGCGCGCCCTGGACGGCGACCCGCGCTGGACCGGCGCCCTCGAAGCGCTCCTCGACGCCGTCGACACGTACGTACCCACCCCCGTGCGCCGCACCGGCCCGCCCCTCCTCCTGCCCGTCGAGCGGGCGTTCGCCCTCGACGGGTCCGGCACCGTCGTCACGGGCACGATCGAGCGCGGCACCGTCCGCCCCGGCGCCCGCGTCCGGCTGCTGGGCCCCGGGGGCGGCCCCCGGGACGCGGTGGTCACGGGCCTGGAGACCTTCGGCCGACCCATGGAGGCCGCGGTGGCGGGCGACTGCGTGGGGCTGCTCCTGCGCGGGGTCCGGCGCGAGGACGTGCGCCGCGGCGACACCGTCACCGCGCCCGGCGGCGCCGCGCCCCGGCGGCGCTTCACCGCCCGTCTCCGGCTGCCCGTCGCGGCGCAGGGCGGCCGGCACACGCCCGTGGCCACCGGTCACCGGGCGCAGTTCCACTTCCGTACGGCCGACGTCACCGGCACCCTCGACCTCGGCTCGCGCGGGTACGCCCGGCCCGGTGGGACGGCCGCCGTGACGGTCGTCCTGGACCACGCCCTGCCGCTGGAGACCGGGCTGTCCTTCGTGGCGCGCGAGGGCGGCCGGACGGTGGGGACGGGGGCGGTGACGGCCCTCCCGGAGGGGCGGCGCCCGGCACAATAG
- a CDS encoding undecaprenyl-diphosphate phosphatase has product MTWFESFVLGLVQGLTEFLPISSSAHLRLTAAFADWPDPGAAFTAVTQIGTEAAVLLYFREDIARIVSAWFRSLSDRRLAREDPDARTGWLVIVGSVPIGVLGLVLKDAIEGPFRDLRLIATTLVVMGVVLGVADRLAARDGTGGRHRAARPRKELTDLNVKDGLVFGICQAMALVPGVSRSGATISGGLFLGYTREAAARYSFLLAVPAVLASGLFELKDAGEGHTAWGPTVFATVIAFVVGYAVIAWFMRFITTRSFMPFVVYRILLGLLLFALVGAGALSPHAGESAG; this is encoded by the coding sequence ATGACTTGGTTCGAATCATTCGTCCTCGGGCTCGTCCAGGGGCTGACGGAGTTCCTGCCGATCTCCTCCAGCGCCCATCTGCGGCTGACGGCCGCCTTCGCGGACTGGCCGGACCCGGGGGCCGCGTTCACGGCGGTCACCCAGATCGGCACCGAGGCCGCCGTCCTCCTGTACTTCCGCGAGGACATCGCGCGCATCGTCTCCGCCTGGTTCCGCTCCCTGTCCGACCGGCGGCTGGCCCGCGAGGACCCGGACGCGCGGACGGGCTGGCTGGTGATCGTCGGCTCGGTCCCGATCGGCGTGCTGGGGCTCGTGCTGAAGGACGCCATCGAGGGCCCGTTCCGCGATCTGCGGCTGATCGCCACGACGCTCGTCGTGATGGGCGTCGTGCTGGGCGTCGCCGACCGGCTGGCGGCGCGCGACGGGACCGGCGGCCGGCACCGGGCGGCCAGGCCGCGCAAGGAACTGACGGACCTGAACGTCAAGGACGGCCTGGTCTTCGGGATCTGCCAGGCGATGGCCCTGGTCCCCGGGGTCTCCCGCTCCGGCGCGACGATCAGCGGCGGCCTCTTCCTCGGCTACACCCGTGAGGCCGCGGCCCGCTACTCCTTCCTCCTCGCCGTGCCCGCGGTCCTCGCGTCGGGCCTCTTCGAGCTGAAGGACGCGGGCGAGGGACACACGGCGTGGGGGCCGACGGTCTTCGCCACGGTGATCGCGTTCGTGGTCGGGTACGCGGTGATCGCGTGGTTCATGCGCTTCATCACGACCAGGAGCTTCATGCCCTTCGTCGTCTACCGGATCCTGCTCGGCCTCCTCCTCTTCGCGCTGGTCGGGGCGGGCGCCCTCAGCCCGCACGCCGGGGAGTCCGCCGGCTGA
- a CDS encoding nuclear transport factor 2 family protein → MIPTEQLSDPAVRALVDAINANDRRAFQAALTADATMSDDGSDRDLQEWSEKEIFSSGGHMDVESEAEDGRSLVARYRNDTWGEMRTAWRFTVDGGKVSRFETGQA, encoded by the coding sequence GTGATCCCCACCGAGCAGCTGTCCGACCCCGCGGTGCGCGCCCTGGTCGACGCGATCAACGCCAACGACCGCCGGGCGTTCCAGGCCGCCCTGACCGCCGACGCCACGATGTCCGACGACGGCTCGGACCGGGACCTCCAGGAGTGGTCCGAGAAGGAGATCTTCTCCTCCGGCGGACACATGGACGTGGAGTCCGAGGCCGAGGACGGCCGCTCCCTCGTCGCCCGCTACCGCAACGACACCTGGGGCGAGATGCGGACCGCGTGGCGGTTCACCGTCGACGGCGGCAAGGTCAGCCGCTTCGAGACCGGTCAGGCCTGA
- a CDS encoding TVP38/TMEM64 family protein produces MLRSAAPSAGPTGFAARSSRALLSPWFRLGLLVVLLAGAAATVVAVRPERLLADGWPPQLSGGAAVVLFAVAYGLCTAAFVPRPILNIAAGALFGSPFGTAAAVAGTVLGSGLAFGLGRLLGQDALRPLLRGRWLTAADRQLSRHGFRSMLAIRLFPGVPFAAANYCAAVSRMGWAPFLLATGIGSVPNTAAYVIAGSHASTPTSPAFLAAMAFIGVTGLAAVVVAWRKRGRTRA; encoded by the coding sequence ATGCTCCGATCCGCCGCGCCCTCCGCCGGACCCACCGGATTCGCCGCGCGCAGTTCCCGTGCGCTGCTGTCCCCGTGGTTCCGCCTCGGCCTGCTCGTGGTGCTGCTCGCCGGGGCCGCGGCGACGGTGGTCGCCGTCCGCCCGGAGCGGCTGCTCGCCGACGGCTGGCCGCCGCAGCTGTCCGGCGGCGCCGCGGTGGTGCTCTTCGCGGTCGCGTACGGCCTGTGCACGGCGGCGTTCGTGCCCCGGCCGATCCTCAACATCGCCGCGGGCGCGCTCTTCGGCTCCCCGTTCGGCACGGCGGCCGCCGTGGCGGGCACGGTGCTGGGCTCGGGCCTCGCCTTCGGTCTGGGCCGGCTGCTGGGGCAGGACGCGCTGCGGCCCCTGCTGCGCGGGCGGTGGCTGACGGCCGCCGACCGGCAGCTGAGCCGGCACGGCTTCCGGTCGATGCTGGCGATCCGGCTGTTCCCGGGCGTGCCGTTCGCCGCCGCGAACTACTGCGCCGCCGTGTCCCGGATGGGCTGGGCGCCCTTCCTGCTGGCCACCGGCATCGGCAGCGTGCCCAACACCGCCGCGTACGTGATCGCGGGCAGCCACGCGTCGACGCCGACGTCCCCGGCCTTCCTGGCCGCCATGGCGTTCATCGGGGTCACCGGGCTCGCGGCCGTCGTGGTGGCGTGGCGCAAGCGGGGCCGGACGAGGGCGTAG
- a CDS encoding spermidine synthase: MEEPIPVTRDVDWGTAKLMPDVDRPRAWLLTVDGSPQSYVDLDDPTHLEFEYARRIAHVLDTAAEPHRALDVLHLGGGALTLPRYVAATRPGSRQLVVEADRGLLALVAEHLPLRDGSGVEVRAADARAELEAAPGGSADVIVADVFGGSRVPAHLASLEYAREAARVLRPAGRYAANLADGAPFTFLRSQVAGFAAVFAHVCLIAEPPVLRGRRFGNAVLVASHSELPVAALARRAAGDAFPARVEHGEALERFTAGAAPVRDADAVGSPEPPGGAFSIG, translated from the coding sequence GTGGAAGAACCGATACCCGTGACACGGGACGTGGACTGGGGCACGGCCAAGCTGATGCCCGACGTGGACCGGCCGCGCGCCTGGCTGCTCACCGTCGACGGGTCACCGCAGTCCTACGTGGACCTGGACGACCCGACGCACCTCGAATTCGAGTACGCCCGCCGGATCGCCCACGTCCTCGACACGGCGGCGGAACCGCACCGCGCCCTGGACGTGCTGCACCTGGGCGGCGGCGCCCTCACGCTGCCCCGCTACGTCGCCGCCACCCGGCCCGGGTCCCGGCAGCTGGTCGTCGAGGCCGACCGGGGCCTCCTCGCGCTCGTCGCCGAACACCTGCCGCTGCGCGACGGCTCCGGGGTCGAGGTGCGCGCGGCGGACGCCCGCGCCGAGCTGGAGGCCGCGCCCGGCGGGTCCGCCGACGTGATCGTCGCGGACGTCTTCGGCGGCTCGCGGGTGCCCGCCCACCTGGCCTCGCTGGAGTACGCGCGGGAGGCCGCCCGCGTCCTGCGCCCGGCGGGCCGCTACGCCGCCAACCTCGCCGACGGCGCGCCGTTCACCTTCCTGCGCTCGCAGGTGGCCGGCTTCGCGGCGGTCTTCGCCCATGTGTGCCTGATCGCCGAGCCGCCGGTGCTGCGCGGCCGCCGCTTCGGCAACGCCGTCCTCGTCGCCTCGCACAGCGAGCTGCCGGTGGCCGCGCTCGCCCGCCGGGCCGCGGGCGACGCCTTCCCGGCCCGGGTCGAGCACGGGGAGGCCCTGGAGCGGTTCACGGCCGGGGCCGCGCCCGTGCGCGACGCGGACGCGGTGGGCTCGCCGGAGCCGCCGGGCGGGGCGTTCAGCATCGGCTGA
- a CDS encoding cation:proton antiporter → MHHTTALFIELGAVILGLGLLGRLAGRIGFSPIPLYLLAGLAFGHGGIRPLSASESFVATGADIGVTLLLLLLGLEYTGSELAASLRTQYPSGAVDFVLNALPGALAALLLGWGALAAVALAGVTWISSSGVVAKSLGDLGRLGHRETPVIVGVLVIEDLAMAVYLPVLTALLAGLSLTEGGLTLLIALGTVGAVFYVAVRHGHHISRAVSSDNPELLLLVVLGLTLCVAGLTQELHISAAVGAFLIGIALSDEVAEGARSLLAPLRDLFAAVFFVFFGLSTDPADIPPVLVPALLLAAVTALTKIATGWYAARRAGVGAAGRWRAGGALVARGEFSIVIAGLATGVEPRVGPLATAYVLVLVLLGPLAMRWTEPLARRLGHLARPRATTPPAAPRTSREPEASGTP, encoded by the coding sequence ATGCACCACACCACCGCGCTGTTCATCGAACTCGGGGCCGTCATCCTGGGCCTGGGGCTCCTCGGCCGCCTCGCCGGCCGCATCGGCTTCTCCCCCATACCCCTCTACCTGCTCGCCGGGCTCGCCTTCGGCCACGGCGGCATCCGCCCGCTCAGCGCCAGCGAGTCGTTCGTCGCCACCGGCGCCGACATCGGCGTCACCCTGCTGCTGCTCCTCCTCGGCCTGGAGTACACCGGCTCCGAACTGGCCGCCAGCCTCCGGACCCAATATCCCTCCGGCGCCGTCGACTTCGTCCTCAACGCCCTCCCCGGCGCCCTCGCCGCCCTGCTCCTGGGCTGGGGCGCGCTCGCCGCGGTGGCCCTGGCCGGCGTCACCTGGATCTCCTCCTCCGGCGTCGTCGCCAAGTCCCTCGGCGACCTCGGCCGCCTCGGCCACCGCGAGACCCCGGTCATCGTCGGCGTCCTGGTCATCGAGGACCTCGCCATGGCCGTCTACCTGCCCGTGCTCACCGCGCTCCTCGCCGGGCTGAGCCTGACCGAGGGCGGCCTCACCCTGCTGATCGCCCTGGGCACCGTCGGCGCGGTGTTCTACGTCGCCGTACGGCACGGCCACCACATCAGCCGCGCCGTCTCCTCCGACAACCCCGAACTGCTGCTCCTGGTCGTCCTCGGACTCACCCTGTGCGTCGCGGGCCTGACGCAGGAACTGCACATCTCGGCGGCCGTCGGCGCGTTCCTCATCGGCATCGCGCTCTCGGACGAGGTCGCCGAGGGCGCCCGCAGCCTGCTCGCCCCGCTGCGCGACCTGTTCGCCGCCGTCTTCTTCGTGTTCTTCGGCCTGAGCACCGACCCGGCCGACATCCCGCCCGTCCTCGTCCCCGCGCTGCTGCTCGCCGCCGTCACGGCCCTCACCAAGATCGCCACCGGGTGGTACGCGGCCCGCCGGGCGGGCGTCGGGGCCGCGGGGCGGTGGCGGGCGGGCGGCGCGCTGGTCGCGCGGGGCGAGTTCTCCATCGTCATCGCCGGCCTGGCCACCGGGGTCGAGCCGCGCGTCGGCCCGCTGGCCACCGCGTACGTCCTCGTACTCGTCCTGCTCGGCCCGCTCGCCATGCGCTGGACCGAGCCGCTCGCCCGCCGGCTCGGCCACCTCGCGAGGCCGCGCGCGACCACGCCACCGGCCGCCCCTAGGACGTCCCGCGAGCCGGAGGCCTCCGGGACGCCCTAG
- a CDS encoding DUF4442 domain-containing protein: protein MSETKSPIGDMLAATVPMVRTLNLAFGEITAERAVVSLPDQPDYHNHVGGPHAGAMFTLAESASGAIVLAAFGDQLGRAVPLAVSAEIGYKKLAKGPVTATAELGRPAAEVVAELDAGERPEFPVRVAITREDGAVTGEMTVVWTLRPNS, encoded by the coding sequence ATGTCTGAGACCAAGTCCCCGATCGGCGACATGCTCGCTGCCACCGTGCCCATGGTGCGCACCCTCAACCTCGCCTTCGGCGAGATCACGGCCGAGCGCGCCGTCGTGAGCCTCCCCGACCAGCCCGACTACCACAACCACGTCGGGGGCCCGCACGCCGGAGCCATGTTCACCCTCGCCGAGTCCGCGAGCGGCGCCATCGTCCTGGCCGCCTTCGGCGACCAGCTCGGCCGCGCCGTGCCGCTGGCCGTCAGCGCCGAGATCGGCTACAAGAAGCTCGCCAAGGGCCCGGTCACCGCCACCGCCGAGCTCGGCCGCCCGGCCGCCGAGGTCGTCGCCGAGCTGGACGCGGGGGAGCGCCCCGAGTTCCCGGTCCGCGTCGCGATCACCCGTGAGGACGGCGCGGTGACCGGCGAGATGACGGTCGTCTGGACGCTGCGGCCCAACTCGTAG